A window from Drosophila subobscura isolate 14011-0131.10 chromosome O, UCBerk_Dsub_1.0, whole genome shotgun sequence encodes these proteins:
- the LOC117897676 gene encoding Down syndrome cell adhesion molecule-like protein Dscam2 isoform X3, with amino-acid sequence MSLLELLLLAKSKALTATALGLLLLLVFLPLPPVLATSGLRVPTFLLEPAPRLLFGNDTGAQVTCTAHGNPPPVVSWVLRDGTLATQVPGLRKISGNGTLHFPPFLAQYYRTDVHEATYRCRASNEAGTILSRNVQVQAVVRRQFHVHVENTEVYLGNSALIKCAIPEYVRPYVRVASWHRGEEILLPDLSDVAGRYVVLAASGDLYVRSVRSEDGLMKFSCLVTNTLNGERQRSDAVMLQVKELSKNLAPRTTQKPVMEIHVERGNDVHLPCNIQGNPFPIFTWYRVSDSAALYPIPSSQRVILSRTLLLIKNADERDAGKWICQASNQFGEQRIEIRLSVNSYVSVHILPQVQIVNSGGTANFNCTTTGSAIDAIDWLHNGKPLQANNALTTGRDNIRFLSKSSLLVQNVGRRDRGVYQCLVENQRASAQAMAELKLGDTVPELIYTFIEQNVRPGPLISLKCSASGSPPPQFSWLLDSQPIIDVSLHHRFAIGQFVDMSGDVISHLNISHVRPDDGGLYRCVATNSMGSVQHSARLNVYGPPYVRAIGPIKAVAGEDIIVHCPFAGYPIEQIRWEKAHQELTTSTHFELATVAEGGQLVIKNVEPGRDQGIYTCIVRSRAGEEARRDMQLNVNSPPVIEPFKFPKNLQEGGRAQITCAVSSGDMPIYFSWKKDDSSIPSSLQITEKKEEFYSLLVLKDISAKHSGKYTCYAGNAAAKVNYTAELQVRVAPRWSYEPMDTAIMLGNTISINCEAEGYPIPAITWFKGQGKASKDFKPLSMRNHSLLLNLATDNDEGYYMCRATNEIGAGLKKIIRINVNEPARFEQPARNISSRRNDPVTLDCHAKGDEPITIGWTHNNGRIDLNNFRFSIAEMKTDKGVDSQLTIGHSDRHDSGVYRCVAENPYGRAEQIIYLAVQERPDTPSNLEVFEVGSRTVKLSWRRPFDGNSPVLSYLVQYQALKYLQSHAALGAAGGDWNGLNVINVSLPSTSISRSYDSDLRESAIVAGLTPATTFLIRMQAINEIERSAYTEAIVLKTQEEAPTEAPSNVQVQTGGESELIVTWQIPPRESWNGELIGYTVNCTEEKQNINYISVVNNSLKSVIVGGWATTKATLRSLRKYTRYAVTVRALNSFGSGPWSAAIFGTTAEGVPEAAPQNVNCTALSSQSLKISWQEPPLQFHGGIIQGYKILYRPIVHQIDFPAKLEIKRTSNLETYLHTLHKASNYSLRVLAYTATGDGLASQPLYCQTDDDVPDAPAAIKAAALTADSILISWLTPKNRNGIISHYTVYAREAGRKGQAKTHMVRVDENGYPVTFEARSLAENQMYEFWVSASTSVGEGEPTSVVAQATNTRAPARIASFGQVVRKAVGTGLVLECLAVGNPTPRARWLTRDRPVTFSPFYEVTNEGNLKIHRVEGSLSGNYTCTANNLFGSDEIQYQVIAMKPPGAPQIIVQYASADSIRVSWDAPDDGGAPLQGYSISHHTAGESWFSTELLPENNAYTITSLKCGNQYIIKMSAHNMVGSGVSSEEINVWTKGKASQAPNGNELIATNATCVNLKLSSWHNGGCGIHHFSIEHRPLGDIRWTVVTSDISNAEENRENLIFCDFLPAKWYQLRISATNDAGKTTEHYHFSTTSIDGITIPPPSVFPSENDLMNNLINATNPTSGDWFSTLIVIVIITVSIITIALTIKHRRTLCGPMAEGYESRALPGEYKEEHENRRNQQVYSASPVKTVDKGNESEMYEISPYATFSVNGGRTGAPAKTPTRAVAAQTPLDYTMQFKTFGHPEGENLNATAYPLLPTSGFGHVKSKSSWHKQRYYNTDDESTLSKSMTIVAGSQAGHSKKSSAGRSAKNAGSSVGVVAESESDTSISPSTEFSNMPTYRVPCKSSRSSDGRAVVDMFRPDSSTESNNDQGSPAPERRHNTPRHVLGLGVGVGVAGEKRSAGQRSRKHAAQPSNQTLERRKCPGSSNR; translated from the exons ATGAGTTTATTAGAGCTTCTTCTTCTAGCCAAGTCAAAAG CGCTTACTGCCACAGCAttagggctgctgctgctgctcgtgttcctgccactgccgccagtCCTGGCCACAAGCGGCTTACGCGTACCCACATTCCTGCTGGAGCCCGCACCCCGCCTGCTATTTGGCAACGATACGGGGGCACAGGTTACCTGCACGGCGCACGGCAACCCACCGCCCGTTGTGTCCTGGGTGCTGCGCGACGGAACGCTGGCGACCCAGGTGCCGGGACTGAG GAAAATATCTGGCAACGGCACGCTGCACTTCCCACCGTTTTTGGCGCAATATTATCGCACGGATGTGCACGAGGCCACCTACCGCTGCAGGGCCAGCAACGAGGCGGGCACCATCCTCAGTCGCAACGTTCAGGTGCAGGCAG TGGTGCGTCGTCAATTTCATGTGCACGTGGAAAACACTGAAGTCTATTTGGGAAATTCGGCGTTGATTAAGTGCGCCATACCGGAATATGTGCGGCCCTATGTGCGCGTGGCCAGCTGGCATCGCGGCGAGGAGATACTGCTGCCGGATCTGTCGGATGTCG CGGGTCGCTATGTGGTCCTGGCCGCCTCCGGGGACTTGTACGTTCGCTCGGTGCGCTCCGAGGATGGCCTGATGAAGTTCAGCTGCCTGGTGACCAACACACTGAACGGGGAGAGGCAGCGCAGTGATGCAGTGATGCTGCAGGTTAAGG AGCTAAGCAAGAATCTGGCACCACGCACCACCCAGAAGCCCGTGATGGAGATTCACGTGGAGCGTGGAAATGATGTTCATCTGCCGTGCAACATACAGGGCAATCCATTCCCAATATTTAC CTGGTATCGTGTTTCCGACTCGGCAGCCCTCTATCCCATACCCTCGTCACAGCGAGTGATACTTTCACGAACATTGCTGCTCATCAAAAATGCTGACGAACGCGATGCGGGCAAGTGG ATATGCCAGGCCTCGAATCAGTTCGGGGAGCAGCGCATCGAAATACGCCTGAGTGTCAATTCGTATGTATCTGTGCATATATTGCCGCAAGTTCAAATTGTCAATTCGGGCGGAACGGCAAATTTCAATTGTACCACAACGGGCTCGGCGATCGATGCCATCGACTGGCTGCACAATGGCAAGCCGCTGCAGGCGAATAATGCACTCACCACCGGCAGGGATAA CATACGGTTCCTGTCGAAGAGTTCGCTGCTGGTACAAAACGTGGGACGGCGCGACCGCGGTGTCTATCAGTGCCTCGTTGAGAACCAACGCGCCAGCGCCCAGGCCATGGCCGAGCTGAAGCTGGGCG ACACTGTGCCGGAATTGATTTACACCTTCATTGAGCAGAATGTGCGTCCCGGGCCATTAATATCGCTTAAGTGCTCCGCCAGCGGCTCACCTCCGCCCCAA TTCTCCTGGCTGCTGGACTCGCAGCCCATTATAGACGTCTCGCTGCATCATCGCTTTGCCATCGGGCAATTTGTCGATATGTCCGGAGACGTGATAAGCCATTTGAATATCTCACATGTGCGACCAGACGATGGCGGTCTGTACAGGTGCGTGGCCACCAACTCGATGGGCAGTGTACAGCACTCGGCGAGGTTAAATGTCTACG GACCACCGTATGTGCGAGCCATTGGACCGATCAAAGCCGTTGCCGGAGAGGACATAATTGTGCACTGTCCGTTTGCTGGTTATCCCATCGAACAAATTAGATGGGAGAAAGCGCATCAGGAATTGACAACGA GCACACACTTTGAGCTGGCCACAGTGGCGGAGGGTGGGCAGCTGGTCATCAAGAATGTGGAGCCGGGACGGGACCAGGGCATCTACACGTGCATTGTGCGGAGTCGGGCCGGCGAGGAAGCGCGCCGTGACATGCAATTGAACGTGAACA GTCCGCCCGTCATCGAGCCCTTTAAGTTCCCCAAGAACCTGCAGGAGGGCGGCCGCGCTCAAATCACCTGTGCAGTCTCCTCGGGCGACATGCCCATCTACTTTAGCTGGAAGAAGGATGACAGCTCCATTCCTAGCAGCCTGCAG ATTAccgagaagaaggaggagttctactcgctgctggtgctcaaGGACATCAGTGCAAAGCACAGCGGCAAGTACACCTGCTACGCGGGCAACGCGGCTGCCAAGGTGAACTACACGGCAGAGCTGCAAGTGCGGG TCGCACCTCGCTGGAGCTACGAGCCCATGGACACGGCCATTATGCTGGGCAACACAATATCGATAAATTGTGAGGCGGAAGGATATCCGATTCCAGCCATTACCTGGTTCAAGGGTCAGG GCAAAGCCTCGAAGGACTTCAAGCCCCTGAGCATGCGTAAtcactcgctgctgctgaatctGGCCACAGACAACGATGAGGGCTACTACATGTGCCGGGCCACTAACGAAATCGGAGCTGGCCTCAAGAAGATAATACGCATCAATGTGAATG AACCCGCCCGCTTCGAGCAGCCCGCTCGGAATATTAGCTCCCGCCGAAATGATCCCGTGACCCTGGACTGCCATGCCAAGGGCGATGAGCCCATCACCATTGGCTGGACCCACAACAACGGACGCATCGATCTGAATAACTTTCGGTTCAGCATTGCCGAGATGAAGACGGACAAGGGTGTGGACTCACAGCTGACCATCGGCCACTCCGATCGCCATGACTCGGGCGTCTATCGCTGCGTTGCGGAAAATCCCTACGGTCGCGCCGAGCAGATCATTTATCTGGCCGTGCAGGAGAGACCCGACACGCCCTCCAATCTGGAGGTCTTTGAAGTGGGTTCCCGCACAGTGAAGCTCAGCTGGCGTCGACCCTTCGATGGAAACTCCCCGGTGCTCAGCTATCTGGTGCAGTATCAAGCCCTCAAGTATCTGCAGTCGCATGCGGCACTGGGTGCGGCGGGTGGCGACTGGAACGGGCTGAACGTCATCAACGTCAGTCTGCCATCGACGAGTATTAGTCGCAG CTATGACAGTGACCTGCGCGAGAGCGCCATTGTGGCGGGTTTGACGCCGGCGACGACGTTCCTCATCCGCATGCAGGCCATCAATGAGATTGAACGCAGTGCCTATACCGAAGCAATCGTGCTCAAGACCCAGGAGGAAGCGCCCACCGAAGCCCCATCCAATGTGCAGGTGCAGACGGGCGGTGAGAGCGAGCTAATAGTCACTTGGCAG ATTCCCCCCCGAGAGTCCTGGAACGGAGAGCTCATTGGCTACACGGTGAACTGTACCGAGGAGAAGCAGAATATCAATTACATTAGCGTCGTGAATAACTCCCTGAAGTCGGTGATTGTCGGCGGTTGGGCCACCACCAAGGCCACGCTGCGGAGTCTGCGGAAATACACCCGATATGCTGTCACCGTGCGGGCACTAAACAGCTTCGGCTCGGGCCCTTGGAGTGCGGCCATCTTCGGCACGACGGCCGAGGGAG TGCCCGAGGCAGCTCCACAGAATGTCAATTGCACGGCCCTGTCTTCGCAGAGTCTGAAGATTTCGTGGCAGGAGCCGCCACTGCAATTCCATGGCGGCATTATTCAGGGATATAAAATCTTATATCGCCCAATTGTGCATCAAA TTGACTTTCCTGCCAAGCTGGAGATTAAACGCACCTCGAATCTGGAAACCTATCTGCATACGCTGCACAAGGCCAGCAACTATTCGTTGCGGGTTCTGGCTTACACGGCCACTGGCGATGGCTTGGCCAGCCAGCCCTTGTACTGCCAGACGGACGACGATGTGCCCGATGCACCGGCGGCCATTAAGGCGGCTGCGCTGACGGCAGATTCGATTTTAATTTCATGGCTTACGCCGAAGAATCGCAATGGCATCATCTCCCACTACACGGTGTATGCGCGGGAAGCGGGCCGCAAGGGCCAGGCCAAGA CCCACATGGTGCGTGTGGACGAGAATGGGTATCCGGTGACATTCGAGGCACGCAGCCTCGCCGAGAATCAGATGTACGAATTCTGGGTATCCGCATCCACGTCGGTGGGCGAGGGCGAGCCCACATCTGTGGTTGCCCAGGCCACCAATACGCGAG CACCAGCACGCATCGCCTCGTTTGGTCAGGTGGTGCGCAAGGCCGTGGGTACGGGACTAGTGCTGGAGTGCCTGGCTGTGGGAAATCCCACGCCGAGGGCACGCTGGTTAACCCGCGACCGTCCCGTCACCTTCAGTCCCTTCTATGAGGTGACCAATGAGGGCAACCTGAAGATACACC GCGTCGAAGGCAGCCTGTCCGGAAATTATACATGTACGGCGAACAATCTCTTTGGCAGTGACGAAATCCAATATCAGGTCATTGCGATGAAGCCGCCCGGCGCACCACAAATCATCGTGCAGTACGCTTCCGCCGACAGCATACGTGTCAGCTGGGATGCGCCAGACGATGGTGGTGCGCCATTGCAGGGCTACAGCATCTCCCACCATACGGCCGGCGAGAGTTGGTTCAGCACCGAGCTGCTGCCGGAGAACAACGCCTACACGATTACGAGCCTGAAGTGCGGAAATCAGTACATTATAAAAATGTCTGCACATAATATGGTCGGCTCTGGTGTGTCCAGTGAGGAAATTAATGTCTGGACGAAAGGCAAGG CCTCACAGGCGCCAAATGGCAACGAACTAATTGCCACCAATGCGACGTGCGTGAATCTGAAGCTGTCATCGTGGCACAACGGGGGCTGTGGCATTCATCACTTTTCCATAGAGCATCGACCGTTGG GCGACATACGCTGGACAGTTGTCACATCGGATATTTCGAACGCCGAGGAAAATCGTGAAAATTTAATCTTCTGCGACTTTCTGCCAGCCAAGTGGTATCAGCTGCGCATCTCCGCCACCAACGATGCGGGCAAAACGACGGAGCATTATCATTTCAGCACAACGAGCATTGACGGCATCACCATACCGCCACCCTCGGTTTTCCCCTCGGAAAACGATTTGATGAACAATCtgataaatgcaacaaatccCACCAGCGGTGATTGGTTTTCGACGCTaattgtcatcgtcatcatcacgGTTTCCATCATAACGAT AGCTTTGACTATCAAGCACCGACGCACTCTGTGCGGACCCATGGCCGAGGGCTACGAGAGTCGTGCCCTGCCAGGCGAGTACAAGGAGGAGCACGAGAACCGGCGCAACCAGCAGGTGTACAGCGCATCGCCGGTGAAGACGGTGGACAAGGGCAACGAGTCGG AAATGTACGAGATTTCGCCGTATGCCACATTCAGCGTGAATGGAGGCCGCACTGGCGCTCCGGCCAAGACTCCCACACGTGCCGTAGCCGCACAGACTCCACTCGACTACACCATGCAATTCAAGACGTTCGGCCACCCGGAGGGTGAGAATCTGAATGCCACCGCCTATCCGCTGCTGCCCACCTCCGGCTTTGGGCACGTGAAGAGCAAGTCCAGCTGGCACAAGCAGCGCTACTACAACACAGATG ATGAGTCCACGCTGAGCAAGTCCATGACCATTGTGGCTGGCTCGCAGGCCGGCCACTCGAAGAAGTCGAGCGCGGGGCGGAGCGCCAAGAATGCCGGCAGCTCGGTGGGAGTGGTGGCCGAGTCTGAGTCGGACACGAGTATTAGTCCCAGCACCGAGTTTTCGAACATGCCCACCTATCGAGTTCCTTGCAAGTCCTCGCGCAGCAGTGACGGCCGCGCCGTCGTAG ATATGTTCCGGCCCGACTCCAGCACCGAGTCCAACAACGACCAGGGCTCGCCGGCGCCCGAACGGCGCCACAATACGCCGCGCCACGTCCTTGGcctgggtgtgggcgtgggagTGGCCGGCGAGAAGAGGAGCGCCGGCCAGCGCAGCCGCAAGCACGCGGCACAGCCCAGCAACCAAACGTTGGAGCGACGAAAGTGCCCTGGTAGTAGCAACAGGTAG